From one Magnolia sinica isolate HGM2019 chromosome 18, MsV1, whole genome shotgun sequence genomic stretch:
- the LOC131232452 gene encoding scarecrow-like protein 27 — protein MRATPFNLQGKGVLLETIATAGKWKKEGSFCGSNEPTSVLDTRRSPSPPTSTSTLSSSLGGGSGSSDTAVVAAVSDNPPHKWLPSQDESSAAAAAAAATSDGGGSGSSSSRKDEWASELQPIPASLEIGGAGGGEKCGGGGLGMDDWENMLSESAASPSNEQSFFPWFGDMDDPSLKQLLQSGGGTGGGGPTEFETGGGGFGLVDPGFGFESVGGVSASMNVNANAINPSVASAADFPLNSSNRLLSVQNPSHLPNFKGPCFVSGNNSSNPPNPIFAPSANTLSLPLSLPPSVFYQQQQQQQQLEAIDEKPQIFSTQHLINQQQSHPPQNPSFFLPLSYGQREQQHLLLPPQPKRHHPLDPGIPKIPFSDSGQELFLRRQQQQQQQQPLPQQQGFSNLHLLPHHLQQRPMKPKVAGSIEDPNHHHQQQQQQQQQALVDQLFNAAELVETGNSVHARGILARLNHQLSPVGKPLQRAAFYFKEALQLLLNTTPPSPRPLTSPFDVVFKISAYKAFSEISPFLQFTNFTSNQALLEVLDGFDRIHIIDFDIGFGGQWASFMQELPLKLSGVPSLKITAFASLASHDPLELGLTRENLSHFASDLSIPFEFNVVNLDSLDPSSAFLGLSDSEAVAVNLPVGSSSPSIPFLLRLVKQLDPKIIVSVDRGSDRSDLPFSHHFLHALQSYSLLLDSLDAANVNSDAVHKIERFLLHPRIESLVLGRHRAGEKMPPWRTLFASAGFSPLPFSNFTETQAECLVKRLQMRGFHVEKRQASLYLCWQRGDLVSVSAWRC, from the coding sequence ATGAGGGCTACCCCCTTTAATCTGCAGGGGAAGGGGGTATTGTTGGAAACGATAGCTACAGCAGGAAAGTGGAAGAAGGAAGGAAGCTTCTGTGGGAGCAACGAACCTACCTCTGTTCTGGATACGAGAAGGAGCCCAAGCCCACCAACATCAACCTCCACCCTGTCTTCTTCCTTAGGCGGAGGCAGCGGCTCGTCTGACACAGCCGTCGTGGCGGCAGTTTCCGACAATCCCCCGCACAAATGGCTGCCTTCCCAAGACGAGAGCTCCGCTGCAGCTGCGGCAGCAGCAGCGACATCCGACGGCGGTGGgagcggcagcagcagcagcaggaagGATGAGTGGGCGTCGGAGCTGCAGCCGATACCGGCATCTTTGGAAATCGGAGGGGCTGGTGGTGGCGAGAAATGCGGCGGTGGCGGGCTTGGGATGGATGATTGGGAGAACATGCTTTCGGAATCAGCAGCTTCGCCCAGCAACGAGCAGTCATTCTTCCCTTGGTTTGGCGATATGGACGACCCTTCTTTGAAGCAGTTGTTGCAGAGCGGCGGTGGCACCGGTGGTGGGGGGCCGACGGAGTTCGAAACGGGTGGTGGGGGATTTGGGCTTGTGGATCCAGGATTTGGGTTTGAATCCGTTGGTGGAGTTTCAGCTTCTATGAATGTCAATGCCAATGCTATCAATCCTTCTGTAGCTTCTGCTGCTGATTTTCCTTTGAACAGCAGCAATAGGCTGCTTTCAGTTCAAAACCCTTCTCATCTTCCTAATTTCAAAGGCCCTTGCTTTGTCAGCGGCAACAATAGCAGCAATCCTCCAAATCCCATCTTCGCTCCATCAGCTAATACTCTTTCTCTGCCCTTATCCTTACCACCCAGCGTATtttatcagcagcagcagcagcagcagcagctcgaAGCCATTGACGAAAAGCCTCAGATTTTCAGCACCCAACATCTCATAAACCAGCAACAGTCCCACCCCCCTCAAAACCCATCTTTCTTCCTTCCCTTATCTTATGGCCAGCGGGAGCAGCAGCACCTCCTCCTTCCTCCACAGCCCAAACGCCACCATCCCCTCGATCCCGGCATCCCCAAAATCCCATTCTCCGATTCGGGCCAGGAGCTTTTCCTCCgtcgacagcagcagcagcaacagcagcagcccTTGCCGCAGCAGCAGGGATTTTCTAATCTACACCTCCTCCCACATCACCTCCAGCAGAGGCCGATGAAACCCAAGGTGGCAGGCTCCATCGAAGACCCAAATCACCatcaccagcagcagcagcagcagcagcagcaggcattGGTCGACCAGCTCTTCAACGCCGCCGAGCTGGTCGAGACCGGGAATTCCGTACACGCGCGAGGGATATTGGCGCGGCTCAATCACCAGCTCTCCCCTGTTGGGAAGCCCCTCCAGAGGGCAGCTTTCTACTTCAAGGAGGCCCTGCAACTGCTCCTCAACACCACCCCTCCTTCACCCCGCCCGCTTACATCCCCCTTTGACGTTGTCTTCAAGATCAGTGCCTACAAGGCCTTCTCTGAGATCTCCCCTTTCCTCCAATTCACCAATTTCACCTCCAACCAGGCCCTCCTCGAGGTCCTTGACGGTTTTGACCGCATCCACATCATTGATTTCGATATTGGCTTTGGTGGGCAATGGGCCTCTTTCATGCAGGAGCTCCCCCTCAAACTCAGTGGCGTTCCATCCTTGAAGATCACTGCCTTCGCCTCCCTGGCCTCCCACGACCCCCTCGAGCTCGGTCTCACCCGGGAGAACCTCTCCCATTTCGCCAGCGACCTCAGCATTCCCTTTGAATTCAATGTTGTGAACCTTGACTCCTTAGACCCATCGTCAGCCTTCCTTGGGCTTTCTGATTCCGAGGCAGTCGCTGTTAACCTCCCTGTCGGATCATCCAgcccgtccatccctttcctccTCCGCCTTGTCAAACAGCTTGACCCCAAAATCATTGTCTCCGTCGATCGCGGCTCTGACCGCAGTGACCTCCCCTTCTCCCACCATTTCCTCCACGCTCTCCAATCCTACTCGCTCTTGCTGGACTCGCTCGACGCCGCCAACGTGAATTCTGACGCAGTGCACAAGATCGAGAGGTTCCTGCTCCATCCAAGGATTGAGAGCCTCGTATTGGGACGGCATCGGGCGGGCGAAAAGATGCCGCCTTGGAGGACCCTTTTTGCATCAGCTGGGTTTTCGCCCCTGCCCTTCAGTAATTTTACAGAGACGCAGGCGGAATGCCTGGTGAAGAGGCTTCAAATGAGGGGATTCCATGTAGAAAAGCGCCAGGCATCACTCTATCTCTGCTGGCAGCGGGGAGACCTTGTCTCTGTATCGGCTTGGCGGTGCTGA